CCCGGGGAATCCTGGTGGGCGCCCGCGGCGGAGGTGGCACAACAATACGGCCTGCTCGGCCCCGCCTTTGCTCCCGCGAAGGCCGCAACGCGGGCCGAAGTGGCATGGGGCGTTTACCGCGCCCTGATGGTACATGCGCGCGGGCGCTAGGCCGGCGGCAGCCGGAGGTTTCCACCCGGCGGCGGCCATGGCCTACTTCGCCATGCTCGTTCTCGGCGCCGTCGCCGGCGCCCAACCCCTGCCCCTCCTCTTGTTCCTGGGAGCGGCCCTGGCGGCGATCTCGGCCCACCCCGGCGGGGCACGCCTGGCCCTGCGGATGGGCCTGGCCTTCGTCCCCCTGGCTGTTTTCGTCGCCCTGGTCAACGTCGCCCTGGCCCCGCCAGGGCCGACGCTGCTTTACACCGTTCCGCAAAGCCTGCCGCTCCTCGGCGGCCGCCCGGTGACGCTGGAAGCGGTCCGCCACGGGCTGGTGATGGCCCTGAGAGTGATGGCGCTCCTGGCCGTCTTCATGGCCTACGACCGGACGGTGGACACCGACCGCAACTTCCTCTACCTGGCACGTCGCATTCCGGCCACCGCCCTCACCCTGCTCCTGGCCCTGCGCCTCCTGCCCGTCATGCGGAACGACTTCGCCGCCATCTGCGAGGCCCACCGGGTGCGCGGCCTGCCTTTCGACGGGGGCCTTCTCCGGCGCTGGCGCTCCTACGCCGCCGTCCTGCGGGGACTGCTGGTCCTAGTCCTGGAACGCGGCCTGGAGGTCGCCGAAGCCATGCACGCCCGCGGTTTCGCCAGCGGCCGGCGTTCCTGCGCCGTGCGGTATCCCTGGCGGCCGAGGGATACGCACCTCACCTCCGGCGCCGCGACCCTGCTCCTGGGCGGGGCCGCCGGGGGCTGGGGTACGACGCCGCTCCTGCCCGGGTGGGCGGCGGCAGGGTTGTGGCTGACCGCCGCCGGGGCGCTGATCCTGCCTTTCTGGGAATGGGGGTGCCGCCTACGGCCCTGCTGGAAGCACGCCGCTTGACCTACCGCTACCCCGGGGCCGGTGAGCCGGCCCTGGACGACGTGAGCCTCCGGGTGGAAGAGGGCGAGTTCCTGCTGCTCGCCGGCCCCTCGGGAGGCGGCAAGAGCACGCTCCTGCGCGCCTTCGCCGGCCTGGTGCCCGATTACCACGGGGGGACGGTCGGGGGGGCGGTGTACGCCGCGGGACAAGAGATCGGTACGCTGCCCCGCCGGGAACGGGCCCGGCTGGTGGGAATCGTCTTCCAGGACCCGGAGAAGCAGCTGGTCATGGACGCGGTGGAACGCGAACTGGCCTTCGGTCCCGAGAACCTGGGCCTGCCTGCGGCGGAGGTCGAGCGGCGGGTGGCGGAGGCGGCGGCCTTCTTCGGCCTGGAAGACATCCTCGGTGCCCGGGCGTCACGGCTTTCCGGAGGGTGGAAGCAAAAGGTGGCCCTGGCCGGGGTTCTTACCCTTTACCCCCGGGCGCTGCTCCTGGACGAGCCGACGTCCCAGCTCGATCCCGTGGCGGCCGAGGACTTCCTCGGCCTGGTGAAGAGGCTCAACGTAGAACTCGGCCTCACGGTGGTCATGGCCGAGCACCGGCTGGAGCGCTGCTACCACCTCGCGTCGCGGGCGGTAATGATGTCCGGGGGGCGGATCGTGGCCGACGGGGAGCCCCGGGCGGTGGCGCGGGAGGCCATCCGCGCCGGCATGTCCCCGTACTTGCCGGCCGTGACACGCCTTCTGGCCCCTCTCTTTCCCGCGGAAACACCCCTGACGGTGGCTGAGGGCCGGCAACTCCTGCGCCGTGCCGGCCTGGCCGGCCGCTCGGCGCATGGCGACACCGGCGGCTCCGGCGGCGCCCGGCGCCGCTCCGCGCCCGCCGTCCGGCTGGAGAAGGTCTGGTACCGCTACCCGGGCGGCCCCACCGCCCTGGCCGGCCTGTCCTGGGCCGTCCACCCCGGCCGCGCCTGCGCCCTGGTGGGGCCCAACGGGGCCGGCAAGAGCACCCTGCTCCGGCTGGCGGCCGGCCTGATCGTTCCCGACCACGGCCGCGTCACCTTCGGCAACGGCCGGAAGCCCCTGCGGGAGACCGGCCTGCGCGCCGGCGTCGCCTACCTCGCCCAGAACCCCGACGACCACCTCTTCCGGGAGACGGTGCGTGACGAACTGGCCTTCACCCTGCGCCAGATCGGCCGTGCGGGGGATATCCCGGCCACCCTGCGGGAATGTGGGATTGAAGCGCTGGCCGGCCGCCATCCCCGGGATCTCGCGGCCGGGGAACGCCTGCGTGTCGCTCTGGCCTCCCTCCTGGTGGCCGATCCGGAAATCCTGCTCCTGGACGAGCCGACCCGGGGGCTTGACGCCGAGGCCCGCCGCTCCCTGATGGAACTGCTGTGGAAGCTGTGCGTGAGGGGGAAAACCGTCGTGCTGGCGAGCCACGACATCGACTTCGTCGCCGAGTGGGCGGACCGCGTGGCCTTCCTCTCCGGGGGCCGGGTCCTGGACGAAGGGCCGGCGCGGGAGATCCTCGCCCGCTCCCCCTTCTTCAGCCCCCAGGTGGCCCGCCTCTTCGCGGGCGAGGCCCGGCCGGTCACCCTGGCCGAGGCCCGCCGCGCCCTGGCGAAGGAGGCCGGCGATGGGAAATAAGGCGGCCGGCGGCCCGCGCCGGTGGATCCCGGCGGCCGTCGCCGCCGTCGCGCTGGCCCTGGGGCTCCCGGCCGCCGTCCTCGCCGCGGGCCTCAACTGGGGGGCTTTCGCCTTCGCGTCCGTAGCCGGGCTCCTGCTGGCCGTGGTCCTGGCCTACGAAAAGAGCGGCCCCAACGCCCGGGAGACCGCCCTGGTCGCCAGCCTTGGCGCCGTGGCCGCCGCGGGCCGGATACCCTTCGCCGTCCTGCCCGGCGTCCAGCCGGTAACCTTTATTTGCATCCTCTCCGGGATGGTCTTCGGCGCCCGAACCGGCTTCGCCGTCGGGGCGTTGGCCGCCGCCCTCTCGAACTTCGCCCTGGGACAGGGGCCGTGGACGCCCTGGCAGATGCTGGCCTGGGGGCTGGCCGGCGCCACGGCGGGATGGATGCGGGGTCCGCTGGCCCGGACCGGGCGGCCGGGGTTGGCCGCCTTCGGGGTTATCTGGGGGTACCTCTTCGGGTTGATCGTCAACATGTGGGTGTGGACCAGCAGTTTTTACCCGGTGGACCTGCGCTCCCTGCTGGCCGTCGAGGCGACGAGCCTGGCCTTCGACACCGCCCACGCCGCCGGCAACGCGGTGTTCGCCCTGCTCCTCGGGCGGGAAGCGCGGCGCGTGCTGGAGCGCTTCCGGGCACGGATTACCGTGGAAAAAACATAGAGCCGGTGGGACAAAGGCGGCGCAGGGCGCACTCCCCGCACCGCGGCTTGCGCGCGCGGCAGACCGCCCGCCCGTGGTAAATAAGCCGATGGGAAAACTCCGTCCAATGCTCCCGGGGGACGACCTCCATCAGGTCCCGTTCAATCTTCACGGGGTCCCTGTGCTCCGTCAGCCCCAGGCGCCCGGCCAGGCGGCTCACGTGGGTGTCGACCGGCAAAGCCGGGACACCGAAGGCGTTGCCCAGGACGACGTTGGCCGTCTTCCGGCCCACTCCGGCCAGGCCGGTCAGCTCCTCCATCGTTTGGGGCACCCGGCTGCCGCAACGTTCCTCGATGGCCCGGCAGCAGGCGATGATGTTTTTCGCCTTGTTCCGGAAGAACCCTGTCGGGCGGATGTCGTTCTCCAGCTCCGCCGGGTCGGCGGCGGCGTAGTCGCGCGCCGTCCGGTACTTGCGGAAGAGGTCCGCCGTGACCTCGTTCACCCGCGCGTCGGTGCACTGGGCGGAGAGGATGGTGGCGACCAGCAGTTCCAGGGGGTTGTTGAAGTTGAGGGCCGTGCACGCGCCGGGGTATTCCCGCTGCAGGATGTCAATGATCTCGGCCACGCGTTTCCTTTTCTCCGCCGGTGTCTCCTTCACGGCCTCATCCTTCCCGCCTCTCGCTAGAACCGTACTATTCCGCTATAGATAAAGTACCCGCCCAGGAAGACGAGGAATCCTCCGCAGAGGGCCAGGATACCGCGGTAGAGCAGCGGGGTCAGGAAGCGCCGTCCTCCCGCCACGACCGCCGCCACGGCGGAGTACCATAGGAAGTCGGCCGAGATGTGCCCGGTATAGAAAGAAA
The sequence above is a segment of the Thermoanaerobacterales bacterium genome. Coding sequences within it:
- a CDS encoding ATP-binding cassette domain-containing protein; translated protein: MADRRRGADPAFLGMGVPPTALLEARRLTYRYPGAGEPALDDVSLRVEEGEFLLLAGPSGGGKSTLLRAFAGLVPDYHGGTVGGAVYAAGQEIGTLPRRERARLVGIVFQDPEKQLVMDAVERELAFGPENLGLPAAEVERRVAEAAAFFGLEDILGARASRLSGGWKQKVALAGVLTLYPRALLLDEPTSQLDPVAAEDFLGLVKRLNVELGLTVVMAEHRLERCYHLASRAVMMSGGRIVADGEPRAVAREAIRAGMSPYLPAVTRLLAPLFPAETPLTVAEGRQLLRRAGLAGRSAHGDTGGSGGARRRSAPAVRLEKVWYRYPGGPTALAGLSWAVHPGRACALVGPNGAGKSTLLRLAAGLIVPDHGRVTFGNGRKPLRETGLRAGVAYLAQNPDDHLFRETVRDELAFTLRQIGRAGDIPATLRECGIEALAGRHPRDLAAGERLRVALASLLVADPEILLLDEPTRGLDAEARRSLMELLWKLCVRGKTVVLASHDIDFVAEWADRVAFLSGGRVLDEGPAREILARSPFFSPQVARLFAGEARPVTLAEARRALAKEAGDGK
- a CDS encoding energy-coupling factor transporter transmembrane component T, which translates into the protein MRAGARPAAAGGFHPAAAMAYFAMLVLGAVAGAQPLPLLLFLGAALAAISAHPGGARLALRMGLAFVPLAVFVALVNVALAPPGPTLLYTVPQSLPLLGGRPVTLEAVRHGLVMALRVMALLAVFMAYDRTVDTDRNFLYLARRIPATALTLLLALRLLPVMRNDFAAICEAHRVRGLPFDGGLLRRWRSYAAVLRGLLVLVLERGLEVAEAMHARGFASGRRSCAVRYPWRPRDTHLTSGAATLLLGGAAGGWGTTPLLPGWAAAGLWLTAAGALILPFWEWGCRLRPCWKHAA
- the nth gene encoding endonuclease III encodes the protein MKETPAEKRKRVAEIIDILQREYPGACTALNFNNPLELLVATILSAQCTDARVNEVTADLFRKYRTARDYAAADPAELENDIRPTGFFRNKAKNIIACCRAIEERCGSRVPQTMEELTGLAGVGRKTANVVLGNAFGVPALPVDTHVSRLAGRLGLTEHRDPVKIERDLMEVVPREHWTEFSHRLIYHGRAVCRARKPRCGECALRRLCPTGSMFFPR
- a CDS encoding ECF transporter S component, with product MGNKAAGGPRRWIPAAVAAVALALGLPAAVLAAGLNWGAFAFASVAGLLLAVVLAYEKSGPNARETALVASLGAVAAAGRIPFAVLPGVQPVTFICILSGMVFGARTGFAVGALAAALSNFALGQGPWTPWQMLAWGLAGATAGWMRGPLARTGRPGLAAFGVIWGYLFGLIVNMWVWTSSFYPVDLRSLLAVEATSLAFDTAHAAGNAVFALLLGREARRVLERFRARITVEKT
- a CDS encoding lysine transporter LysE, whose protein sequence is SFYTGHISADFLWYSAVAAVVAGGRRFLTPLLYRGILALCGGFLVFLGGYFIYSGIVRF